A single window of Amphiura filiformis chromosome 17, Afil_fr2py, whole genome shotgun sequence DNA harbors:
- the LOC140137078 gene encoding 15-hydroxyprostaglandin dehydrogenase [NAD(+)]-like produces MDIAGKIALVTGGASGIGKAMVEIMLQKQAKGVFIVDIDGDAMKQTQDNFHKEYGVEKVHVCKCNVTSYEQMEECFKRVVATYGALHIVCNNVGILNEVEWERMVQINLNGVIIGTKLAVQHMEGENCGGGVIINTSSRAALSLVPYMPVMTSKLAIVGYTREVATFDPIVVRKKIRVNAICTSTVVNTNLLSNIKLENETYQQIFQPLLDSFVENVFRPQDFAEHFVKLIEEPHHGGVVHVEKDKFEMTTDDTKLFRQRTGLEDTYTKLRDTAVLSLSSPNAKQ; encoded by the exons ATGGATATTGCAGGGAAAATTGCACTCGTAACAGGGGGAGCAAGTGGCATTGGAAAAGCTATGGTAGAAATAATGCTTCAAAAACAAGCTAAG ggAGTTTTCATTGTTGATATTGACGGAGATGCAATGAAACAAACCCAAGACAACTTCCACAAGGAATATGGCGTCGAGAAGGTCCACGTCTGCAAATGTAATGTGACTTCTTACGAGCAAATGGAAG AATGTTTCAAGCGAGTCGTAGCTACGTATGGTGCCCTTCATATTGTGTGTAATAATGTTGGTATACTGAACGAAGTTGAATGGGAAAGGATGGTGCAAATCAATTTG AACGGGGTCATAATTGGTACCAAGTTAGCTGTGCAGCATATGGAAGGTGAAAATTGTGGCGGAGGTGTCATTATAAACACTTCATCTAGAGCTG CGCTGTCTCTTGTACCATATATGCCAGTTATGACGTCAAAATTGGCTATAGTTGGTTATACAAGAGAAGTTGCC acctttgaccccatagtGGTGAGAAAGAAGATTCGTGTGAACGCCATTTGCACGTCTACAGTCGTGAACACAAATCTACTCTCAAATATCAAATTAGAAAACGAAACGTACCAACAAATTTTCCAACCTCTTTTAGACTCGTTTGTCGAGAATGTTTTCAG ACCACAAGATTTTGCTGAACATTTTGTAAAACTCATTGAAGAGCCACATCATGGAGGAGTCGTGCATGTTGAAAAAGATAAGTTCGAAATGACCACAGATGACACCAAGTTATTCCGACAGCGAACAGGTCTTGAAGACACCTACACCAAACTCCGTGATACTGCAGTACTATCATTGTCATCACCAAATGCCAAACAATGA